Proteins encoded in a region of the Methanofollis tationis genome:
- a CDS encoding prenyltransferase, which produces MNPLLTLALSVSRFRFWIYTGGTYVVGYALGMGSWEAFLLPSYAVYLFYFFFPANVFIYGVNDLWDRETDLKNPKKGEREHLLEEREWRSLVVLLLGVSALSAALLVSQTMAERAVFCAFLFLSYFYSAPPLRFKEVPVLDFSSNMLYIMPGVFGYLLASGSFPPLLLIAAGYFHIAAMHLFSAIPDIGCDREAGITTTAVVLGERRSLALCLVFWSACAALVLFLAGLHPLALPVLLFPAVPLALLLVRTVNTAAAYWYLPYLNTGLGGLAFAAITITKGI; this is translated from the coding sequence ATGAACCCGCTCCTCACCCTTGCGCTCTCGGTCTCGCGGTTCAGGTTCTGGATCTATACGGGCGGGACCTATGTGGTCGGCTATGCCCTGGGGATGGGGTCGTGGGAGGCGTTTCTGCTCCCTTCGTATGCAGTATATCTGTTTTATTTCTTTTTTCCGGCGAATGTATTCATATACGGCGTCAACGATCTCTGGGACCGTGAGACAGACCTGAAAAATCCGAAGAAGGGTGAGAGGGAGCACCTGCTCGAGGAGCGGGAGTGGCGGTCGCTGGTGGTCCTGCTCCTCGGGGTCTCGGCCCTCAGCGCCGCCCTCCTGGTCTCCCAGACGATGGCGGAGCGGGCGGTCTTCTGCGCCTTTCTCTTTCTCTCGTATTTTTACAGCGCCCCGCCCCTCAGGTTCAAGGAGGTGCCGGTCCTCGATTTCTCCTCGAACATGCTCTACATCATGCCGGGGGTCTTCGGGTATCTCCTGGCGTCGGGATCGTTCCCGCCTCTCCTCCTGATCGCGGCCGGGTATTTTCATATTGCGGCGATGCACCTCTTCTCGGCGATCCCTGACATCGGGTGCGATCGCGAGGCCGGGATCACGACGACGGCGGTCGTGCTCGGGGAGCGGCGGTCCCTGGCCCTCTGCCTGGTGTTCTGGTCGGCGTGTGCGGCGCTGGTCCTCTTCCTTGCCGGGCTCCACCCGCTGGCCCTGCCGGTGCTGCTCTTTCCCGCCGTCCCGCTCGCCCTCCTGCTGGTCCGCACCGTAAACACCGCCGCGGCGTACTGGTATCTCCCGTACCTCAATACCGGGCTCGGGGGACTGGCCTTTGCGGCGATCACCATCACGAAGGGGATCTGA
- a CDS encoding carotenoid biosynthesis protein, with protein sequence MRWGWRVPAGVGAVAAGSVGFALVDFGDAPQVAAPLFLVLMALPAYAALVRWIGARRGVLVLLVLSVLPLLVEALAVLTGVPYGGFSYSEALGPKALGLVPWTVALAYPPVFLGCAAAASALFGTSAGRFILATSLCAVLADLVLDPAAVRAGFWIWDSSGVYYGIPAVNFAGWALTGLVYAAVLRWCVHDRFEEGEGVPGTVAVSAVVIFGFWAGYLLREGLFVPAALGIALAALFLALPERGGGLGQNR encoded by the coding sequence ATGAGGTGGGGGTGGCGGGTGCCGGCAGGGGTCGGGGCGGTGGCCGCTGGATCTGTCGGGTTTGCCCTCGTCGATTTCGGGGATGCGCCCCAGGTTGCCGCACCGCTGTTTCTGGTGCTGATGGCCCTGCCCGCCTATGCCGCGCTGGTCAGGTGGATCGGGGCCCGGAGGGGGGTCCTGGTCCTGCTCGTCCTCTCCGTCCTCCCCCTCCTTGTCGAGGCGCTGGCAGTCCTGACCGGGGTGCCCTACGGGGGGTTCTCGTACTCGGAAGCCCTCGGCCCGAAGGCCCTGGGGCTTGTCCCGTGGACGGTCGCCCTCGCCTACCCGCCGGTCTTTCTCGGGTGCGCCGCGGCTGCGTCCGCCCTCTTCGGCACCTCTGCCGGGAGGTTTATCCTGGCCACATCCCTCTGTGCCGTCCTCGCCGATCTGGTCCTGGACCCGGCGGCGGTGCGGGCGGGGTTCTGGATCTGGGACTCGTCCGGGGTGTACTACGGGATTCCGGCGGTGAACTTTGCAGGATGGGCGCTCACCGGCCTCGTTTATGCGGCGGTCCTCAGATGGTGCGTGCACGACCGTTTCGAAGAGGGTGAGGGCGTGCCCGGCACCGTCGCCGTGAGTGCGGTGGTGATCTTCGGCTTCTGGGCCGGGTATCTCCTGCGGGAGGGGCTTTTCGTCCCCGCGGCCCTCGGGATCGCTCTTGCCGCGCTCTTCCTCGCCCTGCCGGAGAGGGGCGGGGGTTTGGGCCAGAACAGATGA
- a CDS encoding phytoene/squalene synthase family protein produces MVSPVHFRIFRRGSTTYFYSTLFFPRRVREDVFVLYSFVRTADNFVDAVPQEAAAFYAFRDGYRRALEGEATGDPVIDPFAALVGSREIDPAWVEAFLASMESDLWKGRYETIEELEGYLYGSSEVVGMMMARVMDLPDAALPAARALGKAMQYINFIRDIPEDLSLGRTYLPAAEMAAFGLGSLEERETAAAPRAFEAFIAAQIDRYLAWQEEGEAGFEYIPRRSLIPVKTASDLYRWTALQILADPTVVYRRKVKPSPPRAVLRAVANAVAPGDLR; encoded by the coding sequence ATGGTATCGCCTGTTCATTTCAGGATCTTCAGGCGGGGGAGCACGACGTACTTCTACAGCACGCTCTTTTTTCCCCGGAGGGTGAGAGAGGACGTCTTTGTCCTGTACTCGTTCGTCAGGACGGCCGACAACTTTGTCGATGCCGTCCCCCAGGAGGCTGCGGCGTTCTACGCCTTCAGGGACGGCTACCGCCGGGCGCTTGAGGGGGAGGCGACGGGCGATCCGGTCATCGATCCCTTCGCCGCTCTGGTCGGGAGCAGAGAGATCGATCCGGCGTGGGTGGAGGCTTTTCTCGCCTCCATGGAGAGCGATCTCTGGAAAGGGCGGTACGAGACGATCGAGGAACTCGAAGGGTATCTGTACGGATCATCTGAGGTGGTCGGGATGATGATGGCGCGGGTGATGGACCTCCCTGACGCCGCCCTGCCGGCGGCCCGCGCCCTGGGGAAGGCGATGCAGTATATCAACTTCATCAGGGATATCCCGGAAGACCTCTCCCTCGGGCGGACCTATCTGCCGGCGGCGGAGATGGCGGCGTTCGGGCTCGGTTCGCTCGAGGAGCGGGAGACGGCGGCCGCACCCCGCGCCTTTGAGGCGTTTATCGCCGCCCAGATCGACCGGTATCTCGCCTGGCAGGAGGAGGGGGAGGCGGGGTTTGAGTATATCCCGCGCCGGTCCCTCATACCGGTGAAGACGGCCTCTGATCTCTACCGCTGGACGGCCCTGCAGATCCTGGCCGACCCGACGGTCGTCTACCGGCGGAAGGTAAAACCGTCGCCGCCGCGAGCGGTCCTCAGGGCGGTCGCCAACGCCGTTGCACCGGGCGATCTGCGATGA
- a CDS encoding phytoene desaturase family protein: protein MKAAIVGAGFGGLSAAALLAKEGFDVEVIEKNEQPGGRASVYSEKGFTFDMGPSWYLMPDVYETFFAAFGKKPEDFYTLKRLDPAYRIFFGDGDPVDIRADLEEDYALFDSFEEDGGEKLRAYLASAKEMYDLSINELLYRDYRSIFDFLNGRLIMQGSRLHIFENLGTFVRRHFESDRAQKIVQYSIGFLGGAPQNTPSFYHIMSHIDMTMGVWYPDGGIRAVAGGIAELARSYGAEISLDEPVRRIEVEGKRATGVVTEKGRHDADLVLVNADYAHAELDLLDAAHRTYPEKYWRSRVLAPSAFVIYLGLDREVPALAHHTLFLDRDWEAGFERIFDPNRAAWPENPSYYVNVPSRTDPTAAPPGSETLFILVPLAPGLEDTPALRERLYTRILDDLEAKIGEELRDAVVVKRIFALNDFAERYNAYRGTALGLSHTLLQTALWRPAHLSRKVGNLYYTGQYTHPGIGVPMTLISSTIVAREIAERHPRG, encoded by the coding sequence ATGAAGGCAGCAATTGTAGGTGCAGGTTTCGGCGGACTTTCAGCCGCGGCACTGCTGGCAAAAGAGGGTTTTGACGTCGAGGTGATCGAGAAGAACGAGCAGCCCGGCGGGAGGGCGAGCGTTTACAGCGAGAAGGGGTTCACCTTTGATATGGGGCCGTCGTGGTACCTGATGCCCGACGTCTACGAGACGTTCTTTGCGGCGTTCGGAAAGAAGCCAGAGGATTTTTATACGCTGAAACGCCTGGACCCCGCGTACCGCATCTTCTTCGGCGACGGCGACCCGGTCGATATCAGGGCAGATCTCGAGGAGGACTATGCCCTCTTCGACTCCTTCGAGGAGGATGGAGGGGAGAAGCTGCGGGCGTACCTCGCCTCGGCAAAAGAGATGTACGACCTTTCCATCAACGAACTGCTCTACCGGGACTACCGCTCGATCTTCGACTTTCTTAACGGGCGGTTGATCATGCAGGGGAGCAGGCTGCATATCTTCGAGAACCTGGGCACCTTTGTCAGGCGTCATTTCGAGAGCGACCGTGCGCAGAAGATCGTCCAGTACTCGATCGGTTTTCTCGGCGGGGCCCCGCAGAACACCCCATCCTTCTACCACATCATGTCCCACATCGATATGACGATGGGGGTCTGGTACCCGGACGGCGGGATCAGGGCGGTGGCCGGAGGTATCGCCGAACTCGCCCGATCCTACGGCGCGGAGATCTCTCTGGACGAACCGGTGCGGCGGATCGAAGTGGAGGGAAAGAGGGCGACCGGGGTTGTTACGGAGAAGGGGCGGCATGACGCCGATCTCGTCCTGGTGAATGCCGATTATGCCCATGCAGAACTGGACCTGCTGGATGCGGCGCACCGGACGTACCCGGAGAAATACTGGCGGTCCCGTGTGCTCGCCCCTTCGGCCTTCGTGATCTATCTCGGGCTTGACCGGGAGGTGCCGGCCCTTGCCCACCACACGCTCTTCCTTGACCGGGACTGGGAGGCAGGGTTCGAGCGGATCTTCGATCCGAACCGGGCGGCGTGGCCGGAGAACCCATCGTACTACGTCAACGTCCCGTCCCGGACCGACCCGACTGCCGCACCGCCGGGCTCTGAGACTCTCTTCATCCTGGTGCCCCTTGCGCCCGGCCTTGAGGACACGCCCGCACTCAGGGAACGTCTGTACACCCGTATCCTCGACGACCTGGAGGCGAAGATCGGGGAGGAACTCAGGGACGCCGTGGTGGTGAAGCGGATCTTTGCCCTGAACGATTTTGCCGAGCGCTACAACGCCTACCGCGGGACGGCGCTCGGCCTCTCGCACACGCTCCTCCAGACGGCGCTCTGGCGGCCGGCGCACCTGAGCCGGAAGGTCGGGAACCTCTACTACACCGGGCAGTACACCCACCCGGGGATCGGGGTGCCGATGACCCTGATCTCCTCGACGATCGTGGCCAGGGAGATCGCAGAACGTCACCCCCGCGGGTGA
- a CDS encoding IS5 family transposase codes for MSTFTNFAIHHEYASLAALGDRLGEVSGLIDWDAFRPLLADLYTNAEGRGGRPNYDVVLMIRLLVLQQWYGLSDPELERQATDRISFRHFLGYPETIPDRSTVWLFRERLAQTGKDTAIWDEFQRQLEVQGLAIKRGVMQDATFITADPGHAPAGTPRGDQAETRRSRDGTWAKKGSKSQFGYKLHILLDKDSQLIRRIETTTASLHDSRIDLSREGETVYRDKGYFGVKPQASMDKTMHRAVRNHPLSIKENRRNKAISRTRSLVERPFAVIKRVFHAGHLMVTTVARVHVKNIFSCMNFNFRQLLTLKAQAAER; via the coding sequence ATGAGCACGTTTACCAATTTCGCGATCCACCACGAATATGCCAGCCTTGCAGCTCTGGGTGATCGGCTGGGTGAGGTCAGCGGTCTGATCGACTGGGATGCCTTCCGCCCTCTCCTTGCTGACCTCTACACCAACGCCGAGGGGCGAGGCGGCCGTCCGAACTATGACGTCGTTCTGATGATCCGGCTGCTGGTGCTTCAGCAGTGGTATGGCCTGTCTGACCCCGAACTGGAGCGTCAGGCGACCGACCGGATCTCGTTCCGTCACTTCCTGGGATATCCGGAAACCATTCCGGATCGGTCGACGGTCTGGCTGTTCCGGGAACGCTTGGCGCAAACCGGGAAGGATACCGCGATCTGGGATGAGTTCCAGCGGCAACTCGAAGTACAAGGGCTCGCCATCAAACGCGGTGTCATGCAGGACGCGACGTTCATCACCGCCGATCCCGGGCATGCTCCTGCCGGCACGCCCCGGGGAGATCAGGCAGAGACGCGGCGCAGCCGCGACGGCACCTGGGCCAAGAAGGGCTCGAAGTCACAGTTCGGGTACAAACTTCACATCCTGCTCGACAAGGACAGTCAGCTGATCCGCCGGATTGAGACCACCACGGCGTCACTCCATGACAGCAGGATCGATCTCTCCCGGGAAGGTGAGACGGTCTATCGCGATAAAGGCTATTTTGGGGTGAAACCGCAGGCATCTATGGACAAGACCATGCACCGGGCCGTTCGCAACCATCCCCTCTCCATCAAGGAGAACCGGCGGAACAAGGCCATCAGCAGAACACGATCGCTGGTGGAACGACCGTTTGCCGTGATCAAGCGGGTGTTCCATGCAGGCCACCTCATGGTCACGACGGTTGCCAGAGTGCACGTCAAGAACATCTTCTCCTGCATGAATTTCAACTTCAGGCAACTTCTTACCCTCAAAGCGCAAGCTGCCGAGCGATAG